The region TCTATGCTATTAAATCTGCTTGATGAGCTTGTATCAAGAGAGCGAAAGTCGCTGTTGTGGGTCTGCTTTCATCATGTCAGAAAACCCTTTAAACTGATGGCAATCCCCTATACCACGTACGTCGTGCGATACAATCATGTGATTTAAAATGGCTAAACCCAACAAAAAAGGCCCCGTAAGAACCGTCGATATCTACTGCGCAAAGTGCAAAGCGCCGTTGTATAAATATCGTAAGGGCGGTAAAGGGGCACTCGTCAAGTGTTTTAAAGAGCGGATAGTGACTGACTTTACCGCTCAAGAGGGCACCTGCCCAGGCTGTGGCACGGTATTCGCGCGGGACACCCTGATAAGAGGTACGCCAGCGTATAAAATCATTGGCGCAAAGGTATGGGTAAAGTAGTGGTAATGAGCTACATAGCGCAGCCCGATCACGACAGAGTAAAGATTATCATCCACCAACCTATGGTCTTACTTGCAAGGCTGCAGCGGACAACCGCAGAGGTAGCTGGCCGCGGGAGCGTTTTCACAACTGGTTGTTTTGCATGGGAGCTACGAACAAGAACTATCCCAGGAGCGCTGCTAACACCTGTATTTTCAGTCAAAAGATGAATAACAGGGGGCTTGCCAGGCTGAAACTGACCAACCATTTTAATGGGTAATATAGCCCAGATTTGCTCTACCTGAGTGTCTTGGCTCGGCTAAGTACGGGCGCTAGTCGTGTAAACAACCGATTAAAAGGACCAGATTGGTCGCTTGGTAAACTTGGTACAAGTAGCAAACGAACACACTTTTTATATAGCCAATACACTAAAGAAAAGCAGAATAAAGATAGGCGTCATAGGTACGAGCCCGATGGGTTAATGGAGTGCACAGCGTACTCATTTAAAAGTCGATACAGTGTCACAAAGCGATCGACACTTTATTGACATTTTGTGTGTCAGAGTGAGCCTAATAGACCGACAGGGTGACTGAGCGATGAAACAACGCACCATTTTCCTTCTCTGTGCGTTATTTACGTTACCCGTGCCAGCCAAAGCGTAATCTGAGGTCATGCTGGTGCCACTCGATATTGCCGGACTGAGCGCTGGATTCGCACCACCAACAGGCTAGCCAAAATGTGGCGTAGTGTATCGCTTTTAATCAAAAACTGGAGTTGAATAAGGTGTTGCGAATACTAATAGCAGAAGATCATCTGGATATTGCAGAGAACATTGGTGACTTTTTAACAGCCAAGGGGCATCAGGTGGATTATGCTTATGATGGTGTAATGGCGGTGAATTTAGTAGAAGAACAAACCTATGATGCCATCATTATGGATATTATGATGCCCAAACTGGATGGTTTAAAAGCAACCAGGCAAATACGCCAGGGATCTCAACCGACGGTGCCCATTTTAATGCTGACAGCCAAAGACCGGCTGGACGATAAGCTGGTGGGGTTTGATTCTGGGGCGGACGACTATATCTTAAAACCTTTTGCCATTTCTGAACTTTATGCCCGCCTGGTCGCTCACACTCGTAAAGCACAAAATGACTATCATCATGTGATGCGGTTAAACGGCCTTGAATTAAATACGCAAAATAAAACAGCCAGTTTTAATGGGGAGACGCTTCAGTTAAACCCGACTACTTTTAAAATTTTAACCTTGCTGTGTAAACAGCATCCTAGCCTGGTGAATAAGTCCGAGCTGGAGTTTCAGCTGTGGCGGGACGCATTGCCAGAAAACGACTTACTAAGAAGTCATATCTATAACCTCAGAAAATCCCTCTCGGGGTGTGCAGAGCATATCAAGGTCCAGTCGAAACACGGTCAAGGGTATCAGCTTGTTTTTCTCTGACTGGCGTTCAAAACTCACGCTCTTTGCCCGCACACTGAGTCTGAGTCAGCGTGTCAAAGCCACTTTTATCGTTAGTTTTTGTGTGTTCTGTGGGCTTAGTTTGTTGGTGGTCTTTGCGGCGACAAAAGGCACCGAAGATTATATTTTTGAAAAACAGCTGAGCAGGGTTGTGACGCAGTTCAGGCTGCATTATGCAAACAGAGATACCTTTTTGTTTCCCGAAGGGGTGACAGCTTATCCCAGCTTTGCAGATATTCCGCCGTCGCTGGCTGTTTACATTGGCAAAAGCACTCCGGGGATATATGAGCTTGAGCACCCGGGTGAGGAAGATTTCCACTATGCCATTGCCGTGATGCCGGACAACGCTTGGTACTATTTTATCTATGATGTGAACGACATTGAGATTTCTGAGAGCTTAGAACGCATGATGATGCAGATTATTTTTGCCAGCTTTACGCTATTTATCGTGCTGTTTTTCATGATTTTTCATCTGGTACTCAAACGCTCAATGGCACCTATGTTTACCTTGATTGAACAGGTGAGAAAAAGTGCCGACGCGCCCGGCGCGCGCTTTGTTAGTGACTACAAGTACCAGGATGATGAAATTGGGCTGCTTAACAAGACGTTGATTGAGCATGCGCAACGAATTGAGGCCTTTATTAAGCGTGAGCGCGAGTTCACGAATTTTGCCAGTCATGAATTGCGTACGCCTGTCACGGTGATCAAAGGCGTGAACGAACTACTGAAACTACACTGCGAGACTAATCCGGGACTTACCAAGCCTTTGGCCAGGCTAGAGCGTGCTGTAACTAGTATGGAAGATATGATTATCGTGCTACTTGAACTGGCAAGAGAGGAAGGCACACAGGAGAGCGAGCAGGCGACAATCGCTACGATAGTTCAGGAAATTATGCAGGCATTTCAAGGTCAGGCTGAGAAAAATGGCAAAACTTTGTCACTGCACATGACATCATCCGCGAGTGAGACAATTCCACGTGTGAATGGCATGATTGTGATGGGAAATTTGGTTCGAAATGCGATTCAGCACTCAACGGGTACGGATATTGAGCTCTGTGTGGCTGATAATGTTTTCAGGATAACTAATACACTTCAGGATACTCAGCAGCACAAAGTTGAGTTTTTCTCTGGCGTTGAGCAGGGTTATGGATTAGGGAAAATAATTGTTGAGCGCATTTGTCACCAGCAAAATTGGCATTACACTCAGCGGGTAGAGGCGGGCAAGATCACCGCAACAATCCGGTTTTCAGGTTGAGAAATTTTCACACCCAAGATGCTGAAATCTGCAATTTACTCGCCTGATATCACCTAAAGGGTCAGCTCTTTATCACTTCAGGTCAAGTGTGAATACAAAAAAGATCATCATTTTTACATTAAATATCAATATATATGTCATTTTTAACACTTGACCAAAAGAAATGTTATAACACTTTTATCATATTCATGTTGCAACTGGACCGTTCCAGTTGCTACCTTTGTTAACAGTTTTACAACACAACACTGATATGTTTATCGCGGTAGATGACCTTGTTGTATAGGTACAAGTAGTTAAACCACTTGTACGCTTTGAGTTTCAAAGCGGCTGTTTAAGTGCATTGTCAGTTATAAAAAAGTGATAATACAACAAGGAGAAGACATGAGTACCAAGCGTTTTAAACTATCGGCTATTTCCACTTTAATGCTGTCAGCAATGAGTTTGCCAGCGCTAGCTGAAGCCCCGGTTTATCAAGGGCAAACAGAAGATTCTAAATTGGAAATTAAGTCTAAAAAGAGCGAAAAAAACCGCTACATCATTCGCTTTAATGAAGCACTGTCGGGCGGTAAAAACAGCTTTAATAATTTTATAGCGCTCAACTATCTGTTTACTGCGGGTGCAGAGCCACTGTTTGCACTTAACGGTCAACAATCTATGGTTGCGGAGCTGGATGATTACAGCCTTGAAACACTGCGCAGCTTTTCATCTGTTGAGTCAATTGAAATAGATCCTAAGCGTTATATTCTGCCTCTGGCAAAATCTAATAATCAAATAATGCCATACGCACAGAGCACACCATATGGTATTACTATGGTGCAGGGTCATTTATTGCCTCAATCAAATACTTCAGCGAGAAAAGCGTGTGTGATCGACACCGGATATAATCTGGGTCACCCTGATTTACCCTATGGTAATGTAACGGGAATTGCGAATAACAGTGCGGTGGGTCAGTGGAACAATGATGGTAACGGTCATGGTACGCACGTTGCCGGTACAATAGCTGCTGAGGACAATAACCAGGGGGTAATTGGTGTTTATCCTGGTATGGACCTGCATATTGTTAAGATCTTTAACGATAACGGGCAGTGGACCTATGCATCTGATCTGGTTAATGCAATCCAGCAATGTAAGGATGCAGGCGCGCATGTTGTTAATATGAGCCTGGGTGGGGGGAATTACTCCAACAGCGAAAATACAGCCATGCAAAACTTTGTTGATGGTGGCATGATGCTGGTGGCTGCTGCGGGTAATGATGGCAACAGCTCTAAGTCTTATCCGGCGTCCTATAATGCGGTTATTTCCGTGGCTTCCGTTACATCGAGCGAAAGCCGATCTTCATTTTCTCAGTATAATGATCAAGTTGAGCTGGCAGGCCCGGGTTCCAGTGTAAACTCGACTTATCCAACCAACACCTACCGTAGTCTGAGTGGAACGTCAATGGCTTCACCTCATGTCGCTGGTGTCGCTGCCTTGGTGTGGAGTCATAATACCCAATGTAATAACCAAGAGATCCGGGCTGCACTGAATGCGACTGCCAAAGACAAAGGTGCCGCGGGTCGGGATAACTATTATGGTCATGGTATTGTTCAGGCCAAAGCTGCATCGGATTATATCGGCGCAAATGGTTGTCAGGGTGGGGGCGACCCTGGTGGTGTGACGCCAGTGAATGGTTCTTTGCCTAACCTTCAGGGCAATCAGAGTGGCTGGACACACTACACCTGGGATATTCCTCAGGGCGTAAAAGAGATGAATCTGAGTATCACAGGTGGTACAGGGGATGCAGATCTGTATGTGAGATACAATGCGCAACCAGATGCAAACAACTACACCTGTCGTCCATGGAAAGATGGTAACGAGGAGCAGTGTTCATTTGCTAATCCAAGTGCAGGCACCTGGCACATTAGCTTGTATGGATACAACAGCTACAATGGTGTGACGCTAAATTATTCGTATAAATAGTCAGTAGATTGTTGGGAAAACCCAAAGATAAAGGCGCTCTAAGAGCGCCTTTTTTACATTCTCAGTTATCTAACCCAGAGTAGTCCCCAACGAGTACCGTTACCAATTGCATTGTAGCTGCATCGTGGTGAGCCTTTAGAGGCTGTACTGAATTCACCGTGAGCTAACCAACATGCATGATGGCCTGGGTGAATATCGCGCTGCCAGCCAACCACATTCATGTTGTTGCGGTCGTCACCATCTCCGTAATAGATGCACTTTTTCGTGGTGGCGCCGCTAGCATCGTACGTTGCCCGGCAGTCAGGTAGTGGGGTGTTTTTTTGATGTGCCTGCTGGTCTTTATATCCCCAGGTATAACGGACCATCTCCAGTTCAGCCTCGCTCATGGCACTTTGGTAAGCTGATTTACATCCAGCATAGTCGCAGGCCACTTGTTCTCGCACATCTCTGAATGCACCCAATGGCCCCTGATACAGACCTGTAACCATCGGATCGGTTGCTGTCACATCTGGTTGTGGGTTGTAATCGCTGATATACATCTTACCGCCTGGCTCTGACTTACTGTAAGTGCCAATCAGGGTCCAGCCTCCTTCATCGGTATCCATATCGCAGTAGGCGTCGAAACTGGCATGGACACCTGCGCCATCTGGGTCAATGGTATAGACGCCCGACTGAGCATCGGGGTTCTCGCTCAGGATCTGCGCACAGCTGGAATGCGGTATCTCAATGACGGCCCCTGTAGCCAATGTAAAGTCGCCGGAGTCATTGTTTGGACCATACCAGGTACCCTGATATCCATCCTGTTCAGAGCCCTGACCCAGGAAGTAAAAACGTGCCCCGTCTTTTGCAATGCTAAATTGCACACGTTGTTTCAGGCCTGAGCCAATCTCAAAGGTATTAGGGTGTTCAAATTCACCCTGAATAAGGGAAGCTTCGGGTGCTTGAGTATCTGTTGCGTTGAATTTATTGGCGTGCAGTTGTACCTTGAGCTGTTGCAGCTGGGTGCCGCTCGTTGCCAACACACCGTCTAAATGTGAGTCTGTAACCAGATCCCATTGTACATTTGCAGTCGCGTGGCCAGTTACGGCCGCCAAAAGTAGCGCTGTTATTTTAGACATGATGTCTATTCTCCTTGTTTACAAATAACGCCTGCATGATGACATAGTTAGGTTTAAGCTCAATAATATTTTATCATTAAATCAATGGTTTGATTGCTATTTTTGATGCTTCTGTGCGAGCTGTCCCCATTTTAAATTGGGCCGTAAATTTGCATGAGTTTGCATGAGTTTGCATAAACAACGAGGTGGTAATTAAGCCTGTCAAAAGCCATTTTGCTCACGCTTTTATCTTGTATATCAGATACTTTGCCAGCACAGCGCCAGAGAGAATAAAACCGTTGACCAGCACTGCTGTCACAATACTGCCAGTGAGCAGGTTAC is a window of Pseudoalteromonas sp. R3 DNA encoding:
- a CDS encoding S8 family serine peptidase yields the protein MSTKRFKLSAISTLMLSAMSLPALAEAPVYQGQTEDSKLEIKSKKSEKNRYIIRFNEALSGGKNSFNNFIALNYLFTAGAEPLFALNGQQSMVAELDDYSLETLRSFSSVESIEIDPKRYILPLAKSNNQIMPYAQSTPYGITMVQGHLLPQSNTSARKACVIDTGYNLGHPDLPYGNVTGIANNSAVGQWNNDGNGHGTHVAGTIAAEDNNQGVIGVYPGMDLHIVKIFNDNGQWTYASDLVNAIQQCKDAGAHVVNMSLGGGNYSNSENTAMQNFVDGGMMLVAAAGNDGNSSKSYPASYNAVISVASVTSSESRSSFSQYNDQVELAGPGSSVNSTYPTNTYRSLSGTSMASPHVAGVAALVWSHNTQCNNQEIRAALNATAKDKGAAGRDNYYGHGIVQAKAASDYIGANGCQGGGDPGGVTPVNGSLPNLQGNQSGWTHYTWDIPQGVKEMNLSITGGTGDADLYVRYNAQPDANNYTCRPWKDGNEEQCSFANPSAGTWHISLYGYNSYNGVTLNYSYK
- a CDS encoding fibrinogen-like YCDxxxxGGGW domain-containing protein encodes the protein MSKITALLLAAVTGHATANVQWDLVTDSHLDGVLATSGTQLQQLKVQLHANKFNATDTQAPEASLIQGEFEHPNTFEIGSGLKQRVQFSIAKDGARFYFLGQGSEQDGYQGTWYGPNNDSGDFTLATGAVIEIPHSSCAQILSENPDAQSGVYTIDPDGAGVHASFDAYCDMDTDEGGWTLIGTYSKSEPGGKMYISDYNPQPDVTATDPMVTGLYQGPLGAFRDVREQVACDYAGCKSAYQSAMSEAELEMVRYTWGYKDQQAHQKNTPLPDCRATYDASGATTKKCIYYGDGDDRNNMNVVGWQRDIHPGHHACWLAHGEFSTASKGSPRCSYNAIGNGTRWGLLWVR
- a CDS encoding response regulator transcription factor, with the translated sequence MLRILIAEDHLDIAENIGDFLTAKGHQVDYAYDGVMAVNLVEEQTYDAIIMDIMMPKLDGLKATRQIRQGSQPTVPILMLTAKDRLDDKLVGFDSGADDYILKPFAISELYARLVAHTRKAQNDYHHVMRLNGLELNTQNKTASFNGETLQLNPTTFKILTLLCKQHPSLVNKSELEFQLWRDALPENDLLRSHIYNLRKSLSGCAEHIKVQSKHGQGYQLVFL
- a CDS encoding HAMP domain-containing sensor histidine kinase; translated protein: MFFSDWRSKLTLFARTLSLSQRVKATFIVSFCVFCGLSLLVVFAATKGTEDYIFEKQLSRVVTQFRLHYANRDTFLFPEGVTAYPSFADIPPSLAVYIGKSTPGIYELEHPGEEDFHYAIAVMPDNAWYYFIYDVNDIEISESLERMMMQIIFASFTLFIVLFFMIFHLVLKRSMAPMFTLIEQVRKSADAPGARFVSDYKYQDDEIGLLNKTLIEHAQRIEAFIKREREFTNFASHELRTPVTVIKGVNELLKLHCETNPGLTKPLARLERAVTSMEDMIIVLLELAREEGTQESEQATIATIVQEIMQAFQGQAEKNGKTLSLHMTSSASETIPRVNGMIVMGNLVRNAIQHSTGTDIELCVADNVFRITNTLQDTQQHKVEFFSGVEQGYGLGKIIVERICHQQNWHYTQRVEAGKITATIRFSG